A segment of the Cellvibrio sp. KY-YJ-3 genome:
AACCCGGGCAAACACAGCTTATCCAGATCCACAGTAATCAGCGACTCATCAATTAAACCTTCACCAAAATGGTAGATGGTCGCAAAATCACCCTTAAGCGCAGCGGCGTCGTAGGCGACCGAGGCCGCACGCACTGATGCGCGCTTGAGCTGATATTCAGCGAACTTTTCCGCCCCATAACGACAAGCCAGCATCGACTCCACAACGTGAGGCGCAAACACGCTGGCGGTAGCATTATTACCACCAAAGCCTTTTGAGTTCAGAAAAGCAACATCAACCGGCTCATTACGCACCACATCGACCGTCGAAATAGCGAGACGATCCGCAAAAACATCATCAGCAACCTTATCGATAGTCTTAATACCAGGAACAATGCCGTACTTAAAAACACCCAAACTAGTGATCAGCTGCTCACCACTGGCTGCCGATAACGAGTGCCCAACGTAAGCCTTTACCGCAGCCACAGGCCACTTGGTAATGCCAAACACTTGTGCAATCTGATCAAAAATTTGCGATTCGGTCACACGGTTCTGCGGTGTACTCGACCCATGCGCCTGCACCAAAGAGCGTTTTTGAACAGCCTCATCACCAAGAATTGCGCGCACCGATGCCACCGCTTTGGCCATGGTGATGTAATTGCCTGGACCAGGCGCTGAGATAGACTTTTTAAAACCATCCGCATTGATAAACACATCACCCACGGCGCCGTGCACATCAGCCCCCAACTCCATTACCAATGCATCATCCATCAAGACAACATATTGGCTCGCCTCTGCCATAGTAAAACCAGCATTTTCACCAAACGGGCGACTGGTACGACGAGGATCTACCTCATCAACACCGTCCAATTTCTTGAGCTTATCTTCGCTTGCCAGTGCACCCATAGTGGCATAACCGTCGATAATCTCGGCAACAATAGGGGCTTCGGCACAACCAACCAGCGCAACGCGGCATTTACCCGAAGCAATATCATCCGCCGCCGCTTGCAGGTTGTAGAGGAAAGAGGCGCAAGCACCAGTAATGGCGCCGGTCTGCCCTACACTTCCCAGAATGTAGGCGTTCACAAAATCCGCCGGCATAGTATTTAAACCGAGCGGACACTGCTTGGCACTGACACGCCCCCCCTTGAGCCGTGATTGCAATAAACCACCAAAACCATTTTCATCCATCTGACTCATAACATTGCTGGCATAGACACCAACCTGGTCAGGTTTTACCGAATCGATAATTACCTGCCAATCCAAACCGGTTGACTGCAGAGCATCGGAGGCACCAATCACAGCAAGCTGCAGCGCACGCGGATGATAATGGGAGTTGTAGAGTGCGCCAGGATTAAAACCGCGAGGCATTTGACCGGCCGACTTAACCGGTAAATCCCGGTAGCTGTCAAATTTAACACTCAACCCAGTTGGAGAAGTAACGCGAACACGATCAGCGTCAACCTCCTCCACCAACCAATCTGCAGGAACAGGTTCTGGCAGATCGCGCTTACGCATCTCAACGATGAGTGGCGCATCGCCCGCCCCCAAGGTGGCAGACTTCTGCCAATGGGCAGCATCAACATCAAAAAAAGTCTTGTCGATACGGCGAATTAAAGTGCCATCGAGAATTTCTGCGCCAAAACGTGACTCTATGGTAGCAAGATCAATTGGTTCATCGTTTTGGTCGCGATAGCTGCCTTCTACAAAACTAATCAGCCCCATCATGACGGCTAAACCAGCCAGAGTTTCCTGCCGCTCATGAGCATCAAGACTCTCTATTACCATGCGACGATAGGCGTGATGCCCCGAACTGCGACCCGCAGCATTAAATCCACCAAACCCCACAATAATCGGTAGGCGCGCAAGAGACATACAAACTCCAATATCCACAATCAAGAAATTAGCGAGAAGTGTATGGTGATCCCTATACAAGATCACCTTCTTATTTAGTCATTTTTACTGCTAAATTAGCCATGCATACACAAACCCATTCAGATATAGCGGTACCCCAAGCCTTATGAACAATATCCCACCAATAAAAATTCACTTTTTGCTGTGCGAACACATGCTTGCCACCAGCAGTACCCTACCCATGGAGATGCTGTTAGCAGCAGAAAGCGCTGTACGAACCATGTTGGAACCGGAGCAACGGCGAGATATTGAGATACACACCCTCGCGATCACCAATGAACCCATACTGACGCGAACCGGAATGCACTGGCGACCAGACCTGACCATCAATCAGGTTTCACAGAGCGATTTAATTTACATTCCAGGCTTATGGCGCAACCCACGCCCCATTATCAAAAAAAATGCTGCGATAGTGGCATGGCTGCAACAGCAGCATCAAAACGGCGCCATCATTAGCGCAGTAGGCACTGGCTGCTGCTTTCTCGCCGAGGCAGGTTTACTCGACGGCAAAGCAGCCACAACCCATTGGCATTATTTTGACCAGTTTCAAAAGGACTACCCGCAAGTTCAACTCAAACGACAATATTTTATTACTCAAGCGGGCAGTCTCTACTGTGCTGCAAGTGTCAACTCTCTTGCCGACTTGACCATTCACTTTATCCAACGTTTTTTTGGAAAGGAAATAGCCAGCCATGTTGAGCGCCACTTTTCCCATGAGATCAGAAAGTCTTACGAGAGTAGCGGTTTTTTTGAGGCCAACAAAAATCCGCACCCAGATGAACAAATCACCCAGATACAAATCTGGCTTGAAGACAATTATTATCGTGAAATTTTATTTCCGCAGGTATGCGAACGTTTTGGTATGAGCGTGCGTACACTTAACCGCCGCTTCAAAAATGCACTGGGGCAAACACCACTTGAATATCTTCAAAATATTCGCATCAATACCGCCATAGATTTACTAAAAACCAGCAATTTATCAATAGCAGAAATCGCTGATAAAGTCGGCTATCAAGACACCAATTACTTCACCACTTTATTTAAAAAACATCTTGCAACAACACCCAATGCCTATCGCGAAACAGTGCGGGCAAAATTATTCCGCACATAAAAAAACCTCGCCATCGATGGATAGCGAGGTTTTTACTCTTAATTATAAAACTATTTAGACCAAAGAAAAATCAAGCCGCACTCACAGTTGCATCCTCGGGAATACCAGATCCAGCCTGCACAACAGTAAGCTTATCTGCTTCGCGAACACCAATAGGAATAGTGCGTGGCTTCATAGACTCAGGAATAACGCGCTGCAAATCTATGTGCAAAAGCCCATTCTCGTAGTGCGCCGACTTTACTTGCACATGGTCAGCCAACTGGAAGCGACGCTCAAAACTACGCGCAGCTATTCCTTGATGCAAATAAGTACGCTGCTGCTCATCACCCGCCTTGTTTGCAGATATTGTCAGGTTATTTTGATTCACTTCTATGGTTAATTCAGCCTGATCAAAACCGGCAACTGCCATAGTAATTCGGTACTTATCCTCCCCCGTTAATTCAATATTATAGGGAGGGTAACTGGGCTGGTTTTGTTCTGCGCGAGAAAGATTGTCCAGCAGATTCGCCATGCGATCAAAACCAATTGCTGAACGATAAAGTGGGGTGAAGTCAAAATTACGCATATCCGATATCCTCAAATGAGCAATACAAATGTAGCGGCTTATCTATGATCAAGCCATTTCAAAATAGTGATTCTCTATCATCGAGCCATCACGTAACTGAAATGAGGATGTAGAAACAATTTTCAAGGCAACCAATAAATTATTTTCCAAAAATTTTTTCAAATGCCGTTTGTAGCCGAGGATATTCAAATGAGAAACCTGACTGCAGAATTCGCTCAGGCATTACTCGCTGGCTTGCCAACAACAGAGCATCCGCCATTTCGCCAAATAATAACCGCAGCAGCATCGCAGGCATAGGTAACAACGCGGGACGATTTAACTGCTCCGCCAAACGCGCCGTAAACTCACTGTTAGTGACAGGCTCTGGGGCGACAGCATTGTATACGCCGGATGCATCACCATGCTCCAGCAAATAAATAAACAAGCGAATCAAATCATGGCGAGAAATCCACGACATATAATGCTCGCCAGCTCCCATCCACCCCCCAAATCCCCATCTGAACGCAGGCAGCATTTGTTTTAGCGCACCGCCATGACTATCGAGCACGACACCAATTCGGACTATACAAAGACGGGTAAAGTTAGACGCAAACTGCCGTGCAGCCAACTCCCAATCACGACACAACTGAGCAGCAAAACCATCACCAACGGCTGCCGATTCATTCAAGATGGAGCTTCCCGCATCACCATAAATACCTATGGCACTAGCATTAATCACTACAGCAGGGAAAAGCTGCTGATCTGCAAAAAAACGGTACAGTGTGTTCGTAAAATCTATTCTGCTCTGCCGGAATAGTTGCTTTGATTGCTCATTCCAGCGCCTGCCTCCCAGCGACTCCCCCGCCAAATTAATTAAGGCCACAAATGCCACACCTGCAAGTTCGCTTAAGCCACTTACAAGACGAACCTGTTTATTCAAATAACGCGACGCACGCGGCACGTCACGGGTCAGCACCCAAACTTCATATCCATGATCGATGAGCTCAAGACACAGCGCACCACCAATAAATCCACTCCCGCCGGTCACCAATACACGACCCTTATCCAATGAATCATTTTTCATAACAAAGCCTCCACTGCATATCACCCTAATTTAAGCCTTAAGCCTTTGATTTTTATTACCTCAAAACAAATCAAAACGATCACCCTACGCCACCATCTTAAGCACTATATGGCACTAAGATCACAAAGCTCTATAAGAGAGACCAAAATGTTATTAAGAAAATGAGCAGAAAACTTGATATTTATATCAGGATGATCAATATAAGAAGTGAGGGCAACTGAAACCTGCCTAGGCAGTAACAAACCCTCTCAACATAAACGTTAAGGAGCTTTACGATGAAACCTGCTGTCGACGTTGTATATCGTGATTTGGATTCTTCTGCTGCACTCAACGACATCATTACCAAGAAACTCGAAAAACTCAGCCGCTACACCGACCAAATAATTCACAGCCGCGTCGTCCTGGATGCCCCACACCAACACAAACACAAAGGAAAACAATACCGAGCCTCCATTGAGCTCGATATCAAAGGCCATCCTGTGGCGATTACTCAGGATGATGAATCGATTCATGTTGCTGTACGTGATGCTTTTTCCAGCGCTGAACGCAAAGTTAAACAACTTGCCGCACGCCACCGCGATCGCTGAAAAAACAAGCTGAGCCACTGGAACTTTATCTACCTGAAATAAAAAAGGCCGAAATCAATTAAGATTTCGGCCTTTCAGAAAACCTACAAATTATTATTTTGTGGCTTCAAGTTGTGCAGATTTTTTGCCGATCAACACATTCAAGTTGGATAAAGACTGGATGTGACTGTAGATCAATTCCAAGCCATCCTTTTTGAACAAATCCAAAGCATCTGCATCACTAAGTGCTTTAAGCTTTTCACGCTTAACCACATAAAAACCCATTAGGTTCATATTGGCATCTTCACGCCCCTTAAAGGTAATATTGGCTTGCATAGGCTCAAGTAAATCGAGTTCATGCAGACGCTTACAAAATACCTTGGTCATTTCAGCGCGATATTGATAATCCTTAAGGAACTCCACAACCTCTTTCAAATGCGCGCTTTGCTCACCATTCTCTTCAAACAGCTTACGTCCCTTGCTGCCGTCTTTGATCACTGTTGCGCTATCCGCATCAATGCAAAGCGCCATAGTATCAGCTGCTTTATCGCCCCCCAATACAAATGGATAGCGACGAATGAATGCAGGAATGTAGCGAGAAGTAAATTGATTCTTTTCATTTAGAACCAGATTTTCGCCCTCTTTCAGCCCCATAATAGCTAGAGGAATATACTCACCTTCATTGGCGGTTGCCGAAAAAACAATAGGGAATTCAGCGGCAGCAAAAGGAATTTCTGTGGCCAGAACCGGCACAGAAATCATGTGCGATACAAAAGAATAATCTTCAACTTGTACCGACCAGTTACGATGAACTTCAGATGACAGTGGTTGAATGTTGTCATAAATCATTAATTGCTTTGCCACGAGAATACCTCTATTTATTTTCTATGCAGGGAGTTAGCGATAAACAATACGAGAATGCATGTTAGCACTTTGAGGAAAGACTGCCACTAGAATTGGCACAGTGAAGCACGGCTATAACAGGAGAAGAAAATTCTGACAATAAAAAAGCCGCTTATAAGCGGCTTTTTTATAAAACTAATTGGTCGGAACGGCGGGATTTGAACCCACGACCCCTACACCCCCAGTATAGTGCGCTACCTGACTGCGCTACGCTCCGATATTTTCTGTCGCCCCAGCAGTTCAAGCCGTCACGAAGAGGATCGGCATAATACCCGAATTTATTACCAATGCAATCGTAGTTTTAATAATTAGCATTGGCATTGGTGAAATCAGATATTTCACAATCAAAACGATTATGAATTCACCAAATAGATAAGTTTGAAGTACTTTATTTAACCTTCAATAAATCAAGCAAGTGCTCCAAATCATCGATCATGCGCACTACTAACTGATTGAGCTGGCCAGAGCTGGAGCCATTATCCTCATTAGTCATCTGCAGCCGGGCACCACCAATAGTAAAACCCTGATCATATAAAAGACTGCGAATTTGGCGGATAGTTAATACGTCCTGCCGTTGATAATAGCGACGATTACCGCGCCGTTTAACCGGATTTAATTGCGGGAACTCTTGCTCCCAGTATCTTAAAACATGCGGTTTAACTGCACATAACTCACTGACTTCACCAATAGTGAAGTAGCGCTTACCGGGTATTACGGGAAGTTCGTCGTTATGACTCGGTTCCAACATAAGCTTCTACTCGTGCCTTAAGTTTTTGTCCTGGGCGGAAAGTGACCACACGCCGAGCGCTAATAGGAATTTCCTCGCCCGTCTTGGGGTTCCTACCAGGACGCTGACTTTTATCGCGCAATTCAAAATTGCCGAAGCCAGAAAGTTTGACCTGCTCGTTATTTTCCAAAGCATGGCGGATCTCTTCAAAGAAGAGCTCCACCAATTCTTTGGCTTCACGCTTATTGAGTCCGAGATCCTCATAAAGTTTCTCGGCCAAGTCTGCTTTGGTCAGAGCACCGTCCGACATAGTTATTATTCCCTATCTGAGGGTGGCGGAAAAATTCGCCCCCAGATACTGAACAATCGAGTCAATGGAGGCGTTGATCTCATCTTCATTAAGAGTGCGTGAAGGATGCTGAAAGGTCAACCCCATAGCGACACTTTTTCTATGTGGATCAATACCTTTGCCCATATATACGTCAAAAACCTTTAAGTCGATAAGGTGTTCACCCGCCTGCTCTTTAACCGCCGCCAAGAGCTTGTCAGCAGCCAAATCGCGATCGACCAACAGCGCCAGATCGCGGCGCACCTCAGGGAACTTGGACAGGGAAGTAAAGGCCGGGATTCGCGCCTTTAACAACGAACTGAGACGCACTTCAAACAAATACACCGACTGAGGTATATCCAGCTGCCGCTGCAAGCTTGGATGCAATGCCCCGACTACCCCCTGCCACTCGCCATCGCGATAAATCGCTGCCGTCTGGCCAGGGTGTAATGCGGAATGATTGCCCGGCTTAACAGTGAATGCTGATTCATCACCTGTTAGTGCCAGCAGTGATTCAAGATCCCCCTTGAGATCAAAGAAATCCACTAGCTCGGCAGCATTAGACCAGGACTCAGGCGCGCGACTGCCATAGATCAAACCAGCAAGCATAGCCTCCTGTTTAAGACCATCTGCTGACGGAACAAAACGCAACCCCGATTCAAACAAACGCACACGGTTCTGTTGGCGATTGAGGTTGTTGCGCAACACGCTGACCAAACCTGGCATCAAACTGGTGCGCATTGCTGCCATATCAGCGCTGATGGGGTTACGCAACACAACCGGTGACGTTTCCGGATCAAACAATGCGGATAACTTCGGCTCGATAAAGCTGTAGGTAATCGCCTCTTGATAACCGCGTGCGATCAGCTGATTGCGCAGAGCTGGCAACCCCATTTTCGCTTCGGGGTGAGGTTCGATATCCAGAGGTGCAGCAAGGCTTCTTGTTGGCAAACGGTTGTAGCCATATACGCGCGCCAGCTCTTCAAGCAAATCTGCTTCGATGGAAATATCAAAGCGGTAGCTGGGAACAGCAAACACCCAGCCTTCTGCGTTTTGCAACAGCAAAGTCAAACCTAACCGGGCAAGAATATCGACGACCTCGTTGTCCGCCATCTCCAGACTCAGGCCACTAAAAATGCGGGCTTTACGTAAGGTGACCTGGCGCTCTTGTGGCAAATGCTCGTTGGTGACATGAACAACAGGACCCGCTTCACCACCAACAATTTCCAGCAGCAAAGCGGTGGCACGCTCAATAGCATCCAACTGCAAGCTGTAATCCACACCGCGCTCAAAGCGATGCGAGGAATCGGTGTGCAAACCGTAAGAACGAGCACGGCCAGCTATCGCCAGCGGATTAAAGAAGGCACTTTCCAAAAAGATATCGCGCGTAGTTCCTCCTACCGCACTTTGCTTACCACCCATAATGCCAGCAATAGCCAAGGCTTTTTGTTGGTCGGCGATAACCATGGTATCGGCATTGAGTTTGATCTCCTGCCCATCCAATAATTGAATCGATTCACCCTGCTGCGCCAACCGCACATGAATGGCACTGCCGAGTTTGGATAAATCAAATGCGTGCATAGGCTGGCCCAATTCGAGCAGCACATAGTTGGTCACATCAACCACGGCGTCGATACTGCGCAACCCTGAGCGAAACAACTTATCTTGCAGCCAAGCCGGACTTGGGCGAGTGATATCAATATTGCGGATGACACGGCCGACGTAGCGGCTACAAGCGAACCCCGCTTCAAGATGCACGGGGAAACTGTCGGTAATGGATGCAGCTACAGCAGGGATTGCCGGCGCAGTGACGGGAGCGCGATTCAATACACCAACCTCGCGTGCAACACCTTTAACACTCAAGCAATCGCTGCGATTGGGAGTCAAATCGACTTCGATCAGTTTGTCATCAAGATTTAAGTACTCGCGCAGGTTAACGCCCACAGGAGCATCGGGAGCCAACTCCCACAAACCGGTGTCATCATCACCCGCTTTAAGTTCGGTTTGACCGCAGAGCATGCCAAAGGATTCAACGCCGCGCAGCTTCGCCTTCTTAATCTGGAAGTCGCCCGGTAATTGCGCACCTATAATGGCAAAAGGGACTTTGATTCCGACGCGCGCATTAGCCGCACCGCATACAACTTGACTCAGACCATCGGGCAGACCGGCCACTTGGCAAACCCGCAATTTGTCGGCATCAGGATGCTGTTCGCAGCCAACAATCTCACCCACTATTACGCCGGTAAAATCGCCAGCAACGGATTCAACAGCATCCACCTCAAGCCCAGCCATGGTCAGTTGGGCGACTAATTCATCGGTACCTATGGCTGGATTAACCCACTCGCGCAGCCAGGATTCACTGATTTTCATATCTTTATCTCTGTAGCCCGTATGGAGCGCAACGCAATACGGGACTTAACTCTGGTTAAACTGTTACTCCCGCATTCCGCTTTGCTTCATAACGGGCTACGGCTAGATACAAATTTAGAATTGCTTTAAGAAACGCAGGTCGTTTTCAAAGAACAAACGTAGGTCATTGACCCCGTAGCGCAACATAGCCAAACGCTCTACCCCCATACCAAAGGCAAAACCGGTATAGGTTTCAGGATCGACACCGCTGGACTTAAACACTTCAGGATGCACCATGCCGCAGCCCCCCACTTCCAACCACCCAGTGTTTTTGCACATGCGGCAGCCTTTGCCACGGCATTGGGTGCACTGGATGTCCATCTCAGCCGATGGCTCGGTAAAGGGAAAATAAGATGGGCGAAAACGCACCGGAACATCGGCCTCAAAGAAGGCTTTCAGGAATTGGTCCATGGTGCCTTTAAGATCGGCAAAACTGATATTTTTATCGACCACCAAACCCTCGACCTGATGGAACATCGGTGAGTGAGTCACATCGGAATCGCAGCGATAAACACGACCAGGGCAGATCACCCGGATCGGTGGCTGCTTGTTTTCCATGGTACGCACTTGCACTGGAGAGGTGTGGGTGCGCAGTACGTGGGTATCATCCACGTAAAAGGTATCGTGCATCGCCCGCGCGGGGTGATGGGAAGGAATATTGAGCGCTTCGAAGTTATGGTAGTCATCTTCAATTTCAGGACCCACTTCAACGCTATAACCGACAGCCGCAAAGATCTCTTCGATGCGCTGCAATGTACGGGTTACTGGATGCAAACCACCGGTGTGCTGACCACGGCCAGGCAGGGTTACATCAACCACTTCGCTAGCAAGCTTGGCGTTAATCGCCGCTTGCTCAAGTAATTCTTTGCGCACATTAAGTGCGTCTTGTACCGCATCTTTGGCTTTATTGATTTCAGCACCGGCAGCGGGACGCTCCTCTGCCGATAATTTACCCAACGTTTTCATCAACGCGGTGATGCTGCCATTTTTGCCGAGATAGTTCACACGTACTGCATCAAGTGCAGTCAGATCTTGGGCATCGGCGACGAGTTTGAGCGCTTCTTGGGTAAGCGCAGCGAGATTTTCCATCTGCTTTTCCAGTTCGAATCGTTAACTATCAATAAATACAGCCATAAAAAAAAGGGAAGAACCCTAAAGCCCTTCCCCTTTTCATCGCGTTCACACAAGCCCTTGCGAGCCTGAGGTTGTTGGACGATTAAGCAGCCAGAGCTGATTTAGCCTTCGCAACAACAGCAGCAAAAGCTGCTTTGTCGTATACAGCCAGATCAGCCAGCACACGACGGTCGAGAACGATGCTCGCCTTTTTCAAGCCAGCAATCAATTGACTGTAGGACATGCCTTCAGCGCGTGATTGAGCATTGATACGAGTGATCCACAAAGCACGGAAATTACGCTTTTTAACGCGACGATCGCGGTAAGCATATTGACCAGCTTTGATAACCGCTTGTTTGGCAACACGGAATGTACGCGAACGTGCACCGTAGTAACCTTTAGCAGCTTTTAATACTTTCTTGTGACGACGACGCGCCTCTACACCACGCTTAACACGGGCCATATTACAATCCTCTCAAAATTAATAAGCACTATTAGATAGCACGGAACAAACGTTTTACGCGTGGTACATCGGCTGCATCAACGATGCTAGTGCCGCGCAATTGGCGCTTACGCTTGGTCGTCATTTTGGTCAGGATGTGGCTCTTGTTAGCGTGCTTGAATTTGAAGCCAGCGCCGGTTTTTTTGAAGCGCTTTGACGCGCCGCTATGTACTTTAGCTTTGGTTGCCATGTGATAGAACTCCACACATATAGGTAAATAATATAAATAATCAAGGCAGCTAAAAGCCCGACTATTTTCTCTTTTTGGGGGCGATCACCATGGTGAGCTGCTTACCTTCCATTTTGGCAGCCTGCTCTACGGTGCCCATTTCAGCCAAGTCGGTCTCGATGCGTTGCATCATTTCCATCCCCAGCTCTTGGTGGGCGAGTTCGCGACCGCGGAACTTTAAAGTTACCTTGGCCTTGTCCCCATGCTCAAGGAAGCGCATCAAAGCCTTTAATTTGACTTGATAATCCGCTTCCTCCGTCCCTGGGCGAAATTTCATTTCCTTCACCAGCTGCTGCTTTTGTTTCTTTTTCGCAGCGGCTTTGGTTTTCTTGATTTCAAACAGATGCTTGCCGTAATCCATAATCTTACAGACTATTGGATCGCTATCAGCAACGATCTCCACCAAGTCAAGGGTAGCGGCTTGCGCCTGCGCCAGTGCATCGCTCAATGCGACGATACCGACCTGCTCACCCTCTGCGTTGATTAAACGAACCTGCTTGGCTTCGATCTGATCGTTGATCCGCGCTTTCTTAGAATTGCCTTTGGCCGCGGGAGCGTTATCTCGTTTGATAGTTGTATCTCCAGTAAATTAATAGAAATAAATCTTTTTTCGCTTTCGCCGTCTTTTAGTCAAAAAACTTTCTTTTAAGCAGAAATATTTCGACCTCGACGCGCTATATCGGCGGTCAAGTGCGCGATGAAAGCATCCAGATTCATTACACCCAAATCTTGTCCGTCCCTTGTGCGAATCGCAAGTGATTGATTTTCAACCTCTTTATCGCCAATGACGAGCAGGTAGGGAACCCGCTGAATTGTGTGCTCGCGGATTTTAAAGCCGATCTTCTCATTTCTCAAGTCCGGAATGACGCGGAAGCCCTTTTCACGTAAGACTTTTTCGATCATTTTGACGTAATCGGCCTGATTATCGGTGATATTCATGACCGCCACCTGAGCTGGTGCCAACCAGGTTGGGAAGGAGCCTTCATAGTGCTCGATCAAAATCCCCAGAAATCGTTCGAAAGAACCGAGAATAGCGCGATGTAACATCACCGGACGTTTACGCTGATTGTCTTCTGCGACATATTCCGCATCCAGACGCTCGGGCAATACATAATCGAGCTGGATAGTGCCGCACTGCCATGAACGGCCAAGTGCATCTTTGATCTGATATTCGATCTTCGGACCATAGAAAGCACCTTCACCCGGTAACTCCTCCCATTCCAGACCAGCAGCGCGCAACGCCGTGCGCAACCCCTCTTCCGCCTTATTCCAGGTTTCCAAAGTACCGGCGTACTTTTCGGGACGAAGGGACAGTTTCACCGCGATATCGGTAAAACCAAAATCGTCATAGATGGACTTGAGCATCTGGTTAAAAGAGGCAACCTCAGAGACGACTTGCTCTTCAGTGCAGAAGATATGCGCATCATCCTGCACAAAACCGCGCACACGCATAATGCCGTGCAATGCACCCGAAGCTTCATTGCGATGGCAAGAACCAAACTCTGCCAGACGCAGTGGCAAGTCTTTGTGTGAACGCAAGCCGTGGTTGAAGATCTGGATATGACCGGGACAGTTCATCGGCTTAACCGCAAAATCGCGCTTTTCCGATTCAGTGGTAAACATGTTGTCGCGATAGTTTTCCCAGTGGCCGGATTTCTCCCACAGGGTGCGATCCATAATCATTGGGGTTTTTACTTCCTGATAACCCCAATCATTTTGTTTGGTGCGCATGTACTGTTCGATTTGCTGCCACAGAGTCCAGCCCTTGGGGTGCCAAAACACCATGCCCGGTGCTTCATCTTGCAGATGGAACAGATCAAATTTCTTTGCCAGTTTGCGGTGATCGCGTTTGGCTGCTTCTTCGAGCAAGTTCAAATA
Coding sequences within it:
- the ihfA gene encoding integration host factor subunit alpha, translated to MSDGALTKADLAEKLYEDLGLNKREAKELVELFFEEIRHALENNEQVKLSGFGNFELRDKSQRPGRNPKTGEEIPISARRVVTFRPGQKLKARVEAYVGTES
- a CDS encoding SapC family protein, with translation MAKQLMIYDNIQPLSSEVHRNWSVQVEDYSFVSHMISVPVLATEIPFAAAEFPIVFSATANEGEYIPLAIMGLKEGENLVLNEKNQFTSRYIPAFIRRYPFVLGGDKAADTMALCIDADSATVIKDGSKGRKLFEENGEQSAHLKEVVEFLKDYQYRAEMTKVFCKRLHELDLLEPMQANITFKGREDANMNLMGFYVVKREKLKALSDADALDLFKKDGLELIYSHIQSLSNLNVLIGKKSAQLEATK
- a CDS encoding TIGR01777 family oxidoreductase — translated: MKNDSLDKGRVLVTGGSGFIGGALCLELIDHGYEVWVLTRDVPRASRYLNKQVRLVSGLSELAGVAFVALINLAGESLGGRRWNEQSKQLFRQSRIDFTNTLYRFFADQQLFPAVVINASAIGIYGDAGSSILNESAAVGDGFAAQLCRDWELAARQFASNFTRLCIVRIGVVLDSHGGALKQMLPAFRWGFGGWMGAGEHYMSWISRHDLIRLFIYLLEHGDASGVYNAVAPEPVTNSEFTARLAEQLNRPALLPMPAMLLRLLFGEMADALLLASQRVMPERILQSGFSFEYPRLQTAFEKIFGK
- a CDS encoding beta-ketoacyl synthase, with the translated sequence MSLARLPIIVGFGGFNAAGRSSGHHAYRRMVIESLDAHERQETLAGLAVMMGLISFVEGSYRDQNDEPIDLATIESRFGAEILDGTLIRRIDKTFFDVDAAHWQKSATLGAGDAPLIVEMRKRDLPEPVPADWLVEEVDADRVRVTSPTGLSVKFDSYRDLPVKSAGQMPRGFNPGALYNSHYHPRALQLAVIGASDALQSTGLDWQVIIDSVKPDQVGVYASNVMSQMDENGFGGLLQSRLKGGRVSAKQCPLGLNTMPADFVNAYILGSVGQTGAITGACASFLYNLQAAADDIASGKCRVALVGCAEAPIVAEIIDGYATMGALASEDKLKKLDGVDEVDPRRTSRPFGENAGFTMAEASQYVVLMDDALVMELGADVHGAVGDVFINADGFKKSISAPGPGNYITMAKAVASVRAILGDEAVQKRSLVQAHGSSTPQNRVTESQIFDQIAQVFGITKWPVAAVKAYVGHSLSAASGEQLITSLGVFKYGIVPGIKTIDKVADDVFADRLAISTVDVVRNEPVDVAFLNSKGFGGNNATASVFAPHVVESMLACRYGAEKFAEYQLKRASVRAASVAYDAAALKGDFATIYHFGEGLIDESLITVDLDKLCLPGFAQPIDLSFTNRFADMFV
- a CDS encoding Hsp20 family protein; this encodes MRNFDFTPLYRSAIGFDRMANLLDNLSRAEQNQPSYPPYNIELTGEDKYRITMAVAGFDQAELTIEVNQNNLTISANKAGDEQQRTYLHQGIAARSFERRFQLADHVQVKSAHYENGLLHIDLQRVIPESMKPRTIPIGVREADKLTVVQAGSGIPEDATVSAA
- a CDS encoding HPF/RaiA family ribosome-associated protein, with product MKPAVDVVYRDLDSSAALNDIITKKLEKLSRYTDQIIHSRVVLDAPHQHKHKGKQYRASIELDIKGHPVAITQDDESIHVAVRDAFSSAERKVKQLAARHRDR
- a CDS encoding GlxA family transcriptional regulator, with protein sequence MNNIPPIKIHFLLCEHMLATSSTLPMEMLLAAESAVRTMLEPEQRRDIEIHTLAITNEPILTRTGMHWRPDLTINQVSQSDLIYIPGLWRNPRPIIKKNAAIVAWLQQQHQNGAIISAVGTGCCFLAEAGLLDGKAATTHWHYFDQFQKDYPQVQLKRQYFITQAGSLYCAASVNSLADLTIHFIQRFFGKEIASHVERHFSHEIRKSYESSGFFEANKNPHPDEQITQIQIWLEDNYYREILFPQVCERFGMSVRTLNRRFKNALGQTPLEYLQNIRINTAIDLLKTSNLSIAEIADKVGYQDTNYFTTLFKKHLATTPNAYRETVRAKLFRT
- a CDS encoding MerR family transcriptional regulator, with product MLEPSHNDELPVIPGKRYFTIGEVSELCAVKPHVLRYWEQEFPQLNPVKRRGNRRYYQRQDVLTIRQIRSLLYDQGFTIGGARLQMTNEDNGSSSGQLNQLVVRMIDDLEHLLDLLKVK